One stretch of Acanthochromis polyacanthus isolate Apoly-LR-REF ecotype Palm Island chromosome 16, KAUST_Apoly_ChrSc, whole genome shotgun sequence DNA includes these proteins:
- the adat2 gene encoding tRNA-specific adenosine deaminase 2: MGPEEGCEAESSESFFPGDEDIDKWMSRAFDMAREALENGEVPVGCLMVYKDEVVGKGRNEVNETKNATRHAEMVALDQVLDWCRCSGLDVRSVCERTVLYVTVEPCIMCAAALRLINLPVVVYGCRNERFGGCGSVLDISSAHLPQTGTTFKCVSGHRAEEAVEMLKTFYKQENPNAPKPKTRKD; the protein is encoded by the exons ATGGGACCAGAGGAGGGCTGTGAAGCTGAGTCTTCAGAGAGTTTCTTTCCGGGTGATGAAGATATTGATAAATGGATGTCCAGAGCTTTTGACATG GCCAGAGAAGCTCTGGAGAACGGAGAGGTGCCTGTCGGATGTCTGATGGTCTACAAAGATGAAGTTGTGGGGAAGGGAAGGAATGAAGTCAACGAGActaaaaat gcGACTCGGCACGCTGAGATGGTTGCTCTGGACCAGGTCCTGGACTGGTGTCGCTGCAGCGGCCTGGATGTGAGGAGTGTGTGTGAACGGACGGTCCTGTACGTCACCGTGGAGCCGTGCATCATGTGTGCTGCAGCTCTGCGGCTGATCA ATCTCCCGGTGGTCGTGTACGGCTGCAGGAACGAGCGCTTCGGAGGCTGCGGTTCAGTTCTGGACATCTCCTCTGCACACTTACCTCAGACTGGGACCACATTCAAG tgtgtttcaggTCACAGAGCAGAAGAAGCTGTGGAGATGCTGAAGACTTTCTACAAACAGGAGAATCCAAATG CCCCAAAACCAAAGACAAGGAAGGACTGA